Proteins encoded in a region of the Phoenix dactylifera cultivar Barhee BC4 chromosome 3, palm_55x_up_171113_PBpolish2nd_filt_p, whole genome shotgun sequence genome:
- the LOC103717883 gene encoding protein SCARECROW 2-like, which produces MASSSCLILPPSSSSTSSSSHDPPLPLPLPSTISTLPLLPHFHQEEDLLFYLHLQQQQQQQQHLLDVRHQQKFDKMVRKRPASELDLQPDSPSYPNPARLTRRANIHSSSSAASSAAMPAAFIGDLQGHSPLMFDPSPAPNAPPILLSGAGTNPAPATTLLQSLPPQLPAPPAVCGFSGLPLFPSEMERGGGGSASMDVLQGMSSSAVGGVSDEGTVGGTVAATAWIDAIIRDLISSATPEVSIPQLIHNVREIIHPCNPSLAAVLEYRLRSLTSDPPALPPLPRAGALEPSEKRRRPAPALPELPPPPKRVDPSPSFPSSTAGASSQQLPSWEEANPNPNLSYPRLPNPQPQQPQPQRSSASASSDEATAAAAAAAAKERKEEIRQQKRDEEGLHLLSLLLQCAEAVAGDNLDDANRLLLEISELSTPFGTSAQRVAAYFSEAMSARIVSSCLGLYGPLSSVPHRARLASAFQLFNGISPFVKFSHFTANQAIQEAFEREDRVHIIDLDIMQGLQWPGLFHILASRPGGPPRVRLTGLGSSMEALEATGKRLSDFAQTLGLHFEFCPVAEKVGNLDPDRLGVNRREALAVHWLHHSLYDVTGSDTNTLWLLQRLAPKVVTIVEQDLSQAGSFLGRFVEAIHYYSALFDSLGASYGEDSPERHIVEQQLLSREIRNVLAVGGPARTGEVKFGNWREKLSQSGFRGISLAGNAAAQATLLLGMFPSDGYTLIEESGALKLGWKDICLLTASAWRPIHSPSATGTTTAPLCTSR; this is translated from the exons ATGGCGTCCTCCTCCTGCCTCAtcctccccccttcctcctcctccacctcctcctcatCCCATgatccccctctccctctccctctcccctccacTATTTCTACTCTTCCCCTCCTCCCCCACTTCCACCAAGAAGAAGACTTGCTCTTTTACTTGCAcctccagcagcagcagcagcagcagcagcatctACTAGACGTCCGACACCAACAGAAGTTCGACAAAATGGTGCGCAAGCGCCCCGCCTCCGAGCTCGACCTCCAGCCCGACTCCCCCTCTTACCCCAACCCCGCTCGCCTCACGCGCCGCGCCAACAtccactcctcctcctccgccgcctcttCGGCGGCTATGCCCGCAGCGTTTATCGGCGACCTCCAGGGTCACTCTCCTCTGATGTTCGACCCGAGTCCCGCACCCAACGCTCCCCCCATTCTCTTATCCGGCGCTGGCACGAACCCTGCTCCGGCTACTACTCTCTTGCAGTCGCTGCCGCCTCAGCTGCCGGCTCCGCCGGCAGTGTGCGGGTTTTCCGGGCTGCCGTTGTTCCCCTCCGAGATGGAACGAGGGGGCGGGGGCAGCGCGAGCATGGACGTGCTGCAGGGCATGAGTTCTTCCGCCGTTGGCGGGGTCTCCGACGAGGGGACTGTCGGCGGCACCGTCGCGGCCACGGCGTGGATAGATGCGATCATCCGGGATTTGATCAGCAGCGCCACGCCGGAGGTGTCCATCCCCCAGCTCATCCACAACGTTCGGGAGATTATTCATCCGTGTAACCCCAGCCTCGCCGCCGTGCTCGAGTACCGCCTCCGGTCCCTGACGTCAGATCCGCCTGCCTTGCCGCCGCTTCCAAGGGCCGGAGCGCTAGAGCCCTCGGAGAAGAGGCGGCGGCCGGCTCCGGCGTTGCCTGAGCTACCGCCTCCgcctaagagggtcgacccttCGCCGTCCTTCCCATCCTCCACCGCCGGAGCGTCCAGCCAGCAGCTTCCCAGCTGGGAAGAAGCCAATCCAAATCCCAATCTCAGCTATCCCCGGCTCCCCAATCCCCAGCCCCAGCAACCCCAGCCGCAGCGGAGCTCGGCCTCCGCCTCGTCGGACGAGGCcactgcggcggcggcggcggcggcagcgaaggagagaaaagaggaaatcCGCCAGCAGAAGCGCGACGAGGAAGGGCTCCAccttctctccctcctcctccagtgCGCCGAGGCGGTGGCCGGCGACAACCTGGATGATGCGAACCGTTTGTTACTCGAGATCTCGGAGCTCTCCACACCCTTCGGGACCTCGGCGCAGCGCGTGGCCGCCTACTTCTCCGAGGCCATGTCGGCCCGCATCGTGAGCTCCTGCCTTGGCCTCTACGGGCCGCTCTCCTCCGTCCCCCACCGGGCCCGCCTCGCCTCCGCGTTCCAGCTGTTCAATGGCATCAGCCCCTTCGTCAAGTTCTCCCACTTCACCGCCAACCAGGCCATCCAGGAGGCGTTCGAGCGCGAGGATCGCGTCCACATCATCGACCTCGACATCATGCAAGGCCTCCAATGGCCGGGCCTCTTCCATATCCTCGCGTCCCGTCCCGGCGGCCCACCCCGGGTCCGGCTGACGGGGCTCGGGTCCTCCATGGAGGCGTTGGAGGCGACGGGGAAGAGGCTGTCGGACTTCGCGCAAACACTTGGTCTGCACTTTGAGTTCTGCCCAGTGGCGGAGAAGGTGGGGAATTTGGACCCGGACCGGCTCGGGGTGAACCGGCGGGAGGCGCTGGCCGTTCACTGGCTCCACCACTCGCTCTACGACGTCACGGGTTCTGACACCAATACGCTGTGGCTCCTCCAGCG GCTGGCGCCGAAGGTGGTGACCATAGTGGAGCAAGACCTAAGCCAAGCGGGCTCGTTCCTCGGCCGGTTCGTCGAAGCCATCCACTACTACTCAGCCCTCTTCGACTCCCTGGGCGCCAGCTACGGCGAGGACAGCCCGGAACGGCATATCGTCGAGCAGCAGCTCCTCTCTCGCGAAATCCGCAACGTGCTTGCCGTCGGCGGGCCGGCGCGGACCGGCGAGGTCAAGTTCGGCAACTGGCGAGAGAAGCTCAGCCAATCCGGGTTCCGCGGCATCTCCCTCGCCGGCAACGCCGCCGCCCAGGCCACCCTCCTCCTGGGCATGTTCCCCTCCGACGGCTACACTCTTATCGAAGAGAGTGGCGCTCTCAAGCTCGGCTGGAAGGACATCTGCCTCCTCACCGCCTCGGCCTGGCGGCCCATTCACTCACCGTCCGCCACCGGCACCACCACCGCTCCTCTCTGCACCTCTCGGTAG